A single region of the Tachyglossus aculeatus isolate mTacAcu1 chromosome X1, mTacAcu1.pri, whole genome shotgun sequence genome encodes:
- the CX1H3orf49 gene encoding putative uncharacterized protein C3orf49 homolog: protein MGAFRTLKEKNGFLKRRGIERWHRAVSTNLVKQNILVPKEESSSDNDPEFKEGQEKKKKNVVKKMKSALGKVLPFYHRTKLLSTSSVTPTSHKATIFSNTHSLLPRIIKELPSPKVFAKPKIRKLSQNATIQLDVNVVEAETEEITGEKTLLRARRTTKRLSVTSLPPGLQKVSYSSKRRRHFPSLRRKKHNVENILYNSDVTIGKLQMQVGELIETVTDKSMKLLAQRHAELQQCEFLGDEILQSSKQFQRVSKRTMRKYKLKNACFPCLCCCC, encoded by the exons ATGGGTGCTTTCAGGacactaaaagaaaaaaatggcttTCTCAAAAGGAGAGGAATTGAAAG ATGGCACagggctgtgtctaccaatttagtAAAACAAAATATTTTAGTTCCTAAAGAAGAATCATCGAGTGACAATGACCCAGAATTTAAAGAAGgccaagagaaaaagaaaaagaatgtggTGAAAAAGATGAAGTCTGCTTTGGGAAAAGTGCTGCCATTCTACCACAGAACGAAATTACTAAGCACCAGTTCTGTCACTCCCACAAGCCACAAAGCAACTATCTTTTCAAATACCCACAGTCTTCTTCCTCGCATCATCAAGGAGCTGCCTTCTCCCAAAGTGTTTGCCAAACCGAAAATACGAAAACTTTCCCAGAATG CGACTATACAACTGGATGTTAATGTTGTAGAGGCAGAAACTGAAGAAATAACTGGAGAAAAGACGCTATTGCGAGCCAGACGAACAACAAAGCGTTTATCTGTGACATCTCTCCCTCCTGGACTCCAGAAG GTCTCATATTCATCGAAAAGACGACGACATTTTCCGTCCCTCAGAAGGAAGAAACATAATGTGGAAAACATTCTGTACAACTCAGATGTAACAATAGGAAAACTGCAAATGCAG GTGGGTGAGCTCATTGAGACAGTAACTGATAAATCCATGAAATTACTGGCACAAAGACACGCAGAACTCCAGCAATGTGAGTTTCTAGGTGATGAGATACTTCAGTCATCTAAGCAGTTCCAAAGGGTTTCCAAGAGAACCATGAGGAAGTATAAACTGAAAAATGCATGTTTTCCAtgtctctgctgctgctgttga